The Elusimicrobiaceae bacterium nucleotide sequence ACCATCGCCGGGATAGTCCGTATGGATCGTCCCGCGTACACCAAACTGACCATTGGTTTTGCCAAATTCTCCCAAAATTTCATAAGACCCATCCCACGACGTACAAAAGCGAATCGGGTCATTATACCCTTTGCCCGTACCTGCTGAACGAATAATACACAGGCTTTCTCTACCATTAGCGCAACCACTCCCGGAAGAAGAACTGCATCTTGTTTCTTTTCCGCAATAAATATTTCCTCCCACAGAAAAACTGCTGCTTGATACAATACTAGGCGTTAAATTGAAGTTACCGGAAGTGGCCAAAGGGCGGCAGCAATAATCCCTGTCGTTATTGTCTGTTGCATTCTCTCCAGTAATATTTGTGCAAAGATTCTTATATCCAAGAGAACTCAATTCACTTCTTTTAACACATTCGTACAACGGATTGGGGCAGGTTTGGGTATTATAAAAAGAAGCGGAAGACCCCCAGCAAGAATAGGAAGCACACATAAATTGGGATAAGTCAATATTTCCATTAGAAACATTGTTTCCATTGACAATATAGTTATTTTCCATACTCATGTCTATCGTGCGCACAGCCGGGCTCTTTTCCGGATTGCCGATATCGTTGGAAGCGTAATATTTGGCAATTTCAAAGCGTACGTTTTGAATAGGAAAGGCAACAGAGTACGTGGCAGAACCGTTGGGTTTATTGGTACAGTACACATCCATACACAAACCTAAACAGTGGTTAGGATAACTGTTATTTTCTGTCGGAGACGGATACGGCTGGTCATACTCAATCAAAGCAGAGGTTTGCCACGGGTCAGACGTGTTTTTACCGGCTACATTGACGATACCGCCTTTGTAGACCCCATATTTAGGATTATCAGAGGTGTCTTTTATATTTTCTATTTTTGTTAAATTATCTCCCCCCCAATTACAATAAATACTGTTCACATTGGTTGCGGTTGCTGTAATGGAAGAATCATCCAATTTGGCCTTGGGAATATCTGCACTGTCTACATAATACACCCCCATGGAGCGTACTTCGGCCGATTGGGCAAACACATTAGTAGAGAACAAAGACAGAAAAAGAGCAACTAAAACATTTACAAACAAGCGTAAAAAAGATGTTGGCATGAGAGAAACCTCTTAAATAATGAAATAAAAACCCAAGACAGACCTTTTGTAATATAAAAAGGTCTATAAAAATTATATCAAAAAATACAAATTTCGCAAGCAAGTATTTCTCTATACATAAAAAGATTTTTTAAGTTAGTAAAACCTTTTTTTGCTACACTATAAAGTATGAAAAAACTACTGATTGTGATTTCTTTTGCGTTTCTTTTCTGCGGGTGCGATCACTACCGTCACACCTCCGTCATACTTAACAATGGTTTTTCCATTCATGTTCGTATTGCAGATACACCGGAAAAAACGAAAAAAGGACTCATGTTTGTTAAACATTTGCCAGAAAATGAAGGCATGTTATTTTTGATGCCTAACGCAGGACCACATTATTTTTGGATGAAAAACACCTTGATTGACTTAGATATTATTTATATATCACAAGACAAAACCATTACTCAACTTTATGAACGAGTCCCCCGCACATACACTTATACACCGGACCATCAAATTCCTTTCGTCAAAGGAGACGGAATCTATGTATTGGAAGCGGCTGCCGGTACCATTAGCCGTCAAGGATTAAAAACGGGGGATAAGATTAACTTCTCGTTATGAAAAAATTTTTTCTTTTCATCTTCTTTACGCTGATTTGTGTTTTTCCGCTACAAGGACAGGATCTAGATATAGAGCATCTGTATCAAGAAGCGAAAAATCATCTGATCCATTTGTTGGAAATTGATACCTCTAAACCTGAGCCCAATGAAACAGCTGCCGTACGCTATCTATATAAAGAACTTAACAAACACGGTATAGATTGGGACTTTTTATCTCCGCGCAAAGGAGCTGCCAATCTGCTGGCACGCATTAAGGGCTCTGACCCTAAAGCCAAGCCTTTATTATTAATTTCCCATTTAGACACTGCTCCTGCCGGTGATAGTTGGTCCTTTTCTCCATTTAAAGCCACACTCAAAGATGGCAATATATATGGTTTAGGGGCAACCGATGCCAAAAACTATACCGCCATGCATTTGGCCCTCTTAACCCAGATTAAAGATTCCGGCCTTACTCCTAAACGAGATATTATCTTCTTAGCCACTTCCGGAGAAGAATCCGGAAGCGATACGGGCATCAAATGGATTGCCGAAACGCAGTGGAATAAAATTAAAGCCGGTTTTGCCCTGAATGAAGGCGGCGGTATCATTA carries:
- a CDS encoding DUF192 domain-containing protein encodes the protein MKKLLIVISFAFLFCGCDHYRHTSVILNNGFSIHVRIADTPEKTKKGLMFVKHLPENEGMLFLMPNAGPHYFWMKNTLIDLDIIYISQDKTITQLYERVPRTYTYTPDHQIPFVKGDGIYVLEAAAGTISRQGLKTGDKINFSL